The DNA segment TCACGTCCACCATCGCAACGGCAATGGCGCCTTGCGCCCGCTGCTGATTGCTTTCCTGCTCACACTGGGTTTCTCCTTTGTGGAATTGGTGGGAGGCTGGCTGTCCGGTTCCCTTGCACTGCTCAGTGATGCCGGACATATGCTCACGGATGCTTTTGCTCTGGCGCTCGGGGCTGTCGCTGCGGCGCTGGCAAAAAAACCGGCGGATCGCGATCTGTCTTTTGGCTGGGGCCGGGCGGAGGTGTTGGCGGCGGTGATCAACGGTGTGATTATGCTGCTGATCGTCGCTGGTATTTCCTTTGCCGCGATTGACCGGCTGCGCAACCCACAGCCGGTGCAGGGCGCTACAGTGATGCTGATTGCTGCTATCGGGCTGCTGGTCAATGTCCTGGCAGCCTGGACACTCTACCGGGGTGAGCGCACAATCAATATCCGCGGGGCTCTGCTGCATGTCATGGGGGATTTGCTGGGCTCGATGGCTGCGCTGGTCTCCGGTGCGGTGATCTACCTGAGCGGCTGGTTACCCATTGATCCGTTACTGTCCCTGTTGATCTGCCTGCTAATCCTGATTTCCTGTGTGCGCTTGCTGCGCGATGCGGTCGATGTATTGATGGAGCGGGTACCGCGGGAGCTGAGTCTGCCGGTGGTGGGTGAGACTCTGGCGCAGGTCAGCGGAGTGCGCTCCGTGCACGATCTGCATATCTGGCGGTTGGATTCCAGTACCGTTTCGCTTTCAGCACATATTGTGGTGGACGACCTGTCGGCCTGGTCGGCGGTGCTGGAGCGCCTGCGGGAAACCCTGATCAAGCGCTTTGGTATCGAGCATATTACCCTGCAACCGGAACCGATTGATCAGGTCGGGCCCGTGATTATCGACAGGGTCAGCACACCCTGATACCGGGTTCAATCTTCATCGTTGAGGGATTCCGGGACCGTCTCAGTGGGGAATGTGTGTGCCGGTTTGACTACCCCGGCCTGCTCGGCTGCGGGGGCCTCTGTGACCACTTTCTGAGGTTTGCTGATCTGTTCTTCCGGCGCCTGGATACCGATATGGTAGGCCGCGAAACCGGGCTGTACCACCTGGTTCAACGCCATACCGAGAATACGCCCGTTGTGTTCTGAGCGAATTTCGGTGCGCACATTGGTAATGGGGTTGGTGACCGTGCCGAGCAGGTCTCCCCGGCCTATAAACTCGCCGAGCTGCACTGCACTGAAGATGATGCCGCCGGTGGTGGCGCGCTGCCAGGTGGAATTGTAATACACCGGCTCCGGGTCACCCCACAGGCGAAATTTGTGCACCATACCCAGTTGGTTCAGGAGGGTGCGGATTCCTTTCACACTGTGGCTGACGGATGGTTCGTCGAGCACCATGGGTGCCCCCGCCTCCAGCGTAACGGTAGGAATGCCCACCTCGACAGCGGCGCGGCGCAGTGTGCCTTTGGCACCGGTACTGTGCAGCACCACGGTGGCACCGAAGCCCTTGGTCATTTGCACGACTTTCGGATTGCTCAGGTCGCCGCGCAGCTGGGGCAGATTGGTTCGATAAAAAGAGCCTGTGTGCAGGTCGACCACGGCATTGCAATGGCTGATCACTTCGTGAAAAAACGAATGGGCGATGCGTGAGGCAGAAGAGCCATGGGGGTCGCCAGGGAAGTGCCTGTTGAGATCGCGACGATCTGTGAGGTAGCGGGAAGCGCGGTGAAAGCCCTGCAGGTTCACGATAGGCACCCCGATAACGGCGCCGCTCAAGTGTTCGGCATTCAGGTCGTACAGCACCCGCCGTACGGTTTCTATACTGTTGAGTTCGTCGCCGTGCACCGCGGCGGTAAGGCACAGTACCGGCCCCGGTCTGGCTCCGTTCACCACCAGTACCGGGGTGGGGCTGTAGACGCCTTCAAAGTGTTGGCTGGGAGACCAGGCCAGGCGGGTAGCGGTTGCCGGGGGTACCTCGGTACCGAGCAGACGCAGGGGCTTGGCGGTTTCCCTGGGTCCTGGTGAGAGGGTTTCCGCTGTGGTGATTTCCTGCACAGGTTGCTCCTGCGCCTCTTGCTTGGCGGTATGTGCGGGCTCCATGTTTGCGATGGGCTGGTCCAGCTGCAGGTTTTCCGCCTGGGGCAGGGGTGTCTGAGAACTGCTGTCCGGACCCGCATCAGGTGGGCGCGGCGTATCACCGCTGGGCACTGGCGGTGCGGGCAGAGTGATGTCCGGCTGCAGGTTTTCCACCTCGGGCACAATCGAATGTTGCGCCGGATCGGTTCCTCCCAGGCCCTGAGAAGCGGTCACCAGCAGGGAGAGGCCCAGCAAGCACTGGATTCTGCTTGGGGAGAGGCGCGGGATCATGGTTTCCTCCGGTCAGTCATTGAGTTTGTACGGCGCCGACGGTAGTGTTTTTGCCCGACACAGGCGCACACTTGGAGCGCGGGCCCGATCAGGATGTTCCCCGCAGTTGAGAAGCCTCCCTGGCGATAGATGGCCTCCGGGCCATGGTGATGGCCCTGCGGCTGGTGTGCCAAAAGCGCATTGCCAGCAGGATTGAGGCGGTGCCGAGGCCGATACAGACCCCGGTCCAGTAGCCATACACTCCCCACAAGTTTTCCCCCAGCCAATAGGCGCTGGAGAGCCCCACCAGCCAGTAGGAGAAAAGCTGGATAAACATGGGCACGCGGGTGTCCTTGTATCCCCGCAGGGCGCCCCAGGTCATGGCCTGGGCGACATCAACCAGTTGGAATGCCGCACAGAGCAACAGCAGATTGGTGGCAACGGCGACAATCTCTGCACTGCTGGTGTAGATCTGTACAAAAACACTGCGCAGGCTGATCAGCAGGACCCCGGTGCCCAGCGCGTAAAGTACTCCAGTACCAATCCCCACCTTGCCCGCAAACAGGGCCCGTTTGGGCCGCCCCTGACCCAGTAACTGGGCAGTGCGGATACTCAGGGCCTGAGCGAGCGCCAGAGCCACCAGATAGAAGATTGAGCCCACGTTCATACCGATCTGGTGGGCGGAGAGGATCGCCGCACCGTATGGTGCCAGCAAAACGGTCAGGCTCGCAAAGAAAGTGACCTCACTGGCGGCACCGACACACACCGGCAATCCCACTGCCAGCAGGTGCAGGAGGGTGGGCCAATGGGGCTTGGAGGGTGTCAATTTGAGTTTAAGCGCACGGTATGCGGGGTCGCTGCAGGCGTGCCAGAACAGCGCCAGGGCAATCAGGCAGCTGAGCGCGGCAGTGGCCCAGCCACAGCCGGCACCACCCATGGCAGGTATCGGGCCGGCGCCAAACACAAAGAGCATATCCAGCGGAATGTTGAGTATCGCTGCGGCGAGGTAGATGCGCATAACCGGGCGCACCTGTCCCATGCCCTCGCAGTAACCGCGCAGGGCTGTGCCCAGGGCGAAGGGCAGGGTGCCGACGGTCAGGGCCAGGATATAGCTTTGTAGTACCTGTCGTACAGGGGCTTCCGTGTCTATCCACTGACTCCAGACCGGTACCGCCAACAGGGCCAGAACCACCAGGAGGCCGCCGACGAATGCGATCCACAGCCCCTGGTGCAGCTGCCGTGCGCAGCCTTTTTCATCCCTCGCACCGCGCAGGTTAGCCACAAGCGGGGATACCGCTGCGAGCAAACCGATCAGGGTCACAGCGCATACCGCCCAGATACTGGCGCCGAGTGCCAGGCCTGCCAGGTCCACTTCCCCGGCGCGACCGGCCACGATGGTATCCACAACACCCATGCTCACAACGGCCAGGTTACTGACCGCCAGGGGCCCACCCAGCGTGGCCAGGTGTGACAGTTCAGTGGAAATGGCGTGTCGATAAAGCTTCAACAAAGAAAAAAACCAGATTTCAGCGCTGTATACCAGTCGAAGATCGAGGGCAATCAGCCAAAGAGTGTGGTATTGGTAAACCGGCTTTGCAAAAGGGCCGCCAGTAGATCGCCGTGGCCAACCAAAAGGCAGTTGACCGCACGGGTCTCCCGTCACCAACTAAAGAACCGGCTATTTTACGGCGAAACCCGGATTTGGCCCAGTGACTATTGGGATCGGTCCGGGCACGACCTGTGGAGCGAGGGTGCTGCAGCTGCAGAATTTGTTCACAATGGCCAGTTTCTGATATCAAGATATCCATTCCTGCAGATGGCAGCAATGAAAGTAACCTTTGCGCTGACCTGCGCGTTTGGGGGTGAAGCCCCTGTGTAACAGATGTTGTGCCCGCTCGACTAAAGTGAACAAATAGACCGAAAGGGAGAGTGAAGATAATGAGTGGTGCGATGAATAGCCTGGGGCGCTGGTATGCTTGCTTCCTGCATTTTGTGCGCAAGATCGACTGGTTGGGCCCACTGGCTTTGCGTATCTATTTGGCGCCGATATTTATTATGGCCGGCCTTAACAAGATGGGCAGTATTGAAGATGTTGCGGCATGGTTTGGCAACCCGGATTGGGGCCTGGGACTGCCCGCCCCGATGTTGATGGCCTGGCTGGCGGCGCTGGTGGAATTCTTTGGTGGTATTGCCATTTTGGTGGGCTTTGGCACCCGTCTGGTGGCGATTCCGCTGATGTTTGTGATGGCGATTGCGGCGCTGACGGCGCATTGGGAAAACGGCTGGTCAGCGCTGCCGGATAAGACCCTGACAGCGCCCTGGGAGTGGCGTGAGGATCTGATCGACGATGCGGTCCTGCGCAAGGAGCGGGTGGTTGCACTGTTGAAGGAACACGGCAACTACGAATGGCTGGTGGAAGCTGGCAATATCACCATCCTGAAAAACGGTATTGAATTTGCTGCGACCTATTTCATTATGTTGCTGGCATTGCTCTGCAGCGGAGCGGGCCGTTTTTTCAGTATCGATTACTGGCTGTGCCGACGCTATTGCGGGCGGGACCCCAGCTAGAGATGGTATACTCGCCAGCTATTTGAATATTTGAGCGAGTATCTCCCTTGATAGGCAAGCTGTTTCGCCGTTCCACCTCTACTGAGGACAAAAATCCCCCCCGGGGCAAAGAGCGCTCCCGGCGCTCTAACGAGGGTCCGGGATCGCCTGGCAAGGCGCCCGAGCATAAATCCGGCCGGAGCGGGGAGCAGCTTCGCCAAAGCGGTGGCAAGTCGTCCCACAGCAGGGGGCGTCAGCGCAGTCGCAGATCTCAATCTGAACGACTCGCCACCCCCTGGTCACTGGATGCATTCCAGGTTCCGGAGCAGGCGGGCAAGGTTCGCTTCCACGATCTGAATCTGCCCCTGGAGCTGATGCGTGGTATTTACGACCTGGGCTTCCAGTACTGTTCGCCTATTCAGGGGCGGTCTCTGCCACACACCCTCAACGGGCATGACCTGGTGGGCAAGGCGCAGACCGGCACCGGCAAGACCGCGGCTTTCCTGATTACCGTTATCGACGACCTGCTGCGCCACCCCTTTGATGGAGAGCGTTATGCCGGTGAGGCCCGCGCTTTAATCATCGCCCCGACCCGTGAACTGGTGATGCAGATTGCCGATGATGCCAGGGCACTGTGTAAATATACCGGCTTGGAAATCCACACCCTGGTGGGTGGGATGGATTACGACAAGCAGCAGCGCAACCTGAATGAGCGTTTGGTGGATATCCTGGTCGCCACGCCCGGGCGACTGCTGGATTTTGTCGGCAACCGCGACTGCTATCTGGACCAGGTGGAGGTTCTGGTGATCGATGAGGCCGACCGCATGCTGGATATGGGCTTTATTCCCCAGGTGCGTCGTATCGTGCGCCAGACTCCGCGCAAAACCCACCGCCAGACTATGTTCTTTTCTGCGACCTTTACTCCCGAAGTTGATGCTTTGGTTGAACAGTGGACCGATGACCCGGTCTTGGTGGAAATCGAGCCGGAGCGGGTGGCCACCGACTCCGTAGAACAGCACGTGTACTTAGCCGCAAGCGAAGAAAAATATGCCCTTCTGTATAACATACTGCAAAGTGGCGATGTGGATAGCCTGATTGTATTCGCCAACCGCCGAGACCAGTGCCGCCGCCTGCACGAACACCTACTGGCCCACGGTATCTCTGCGGGCCTGCTCTCCGGCGAAGTGGCGCAGAACAAGCGCGTGCGCACCCTGAACGACTTCAAGTCCGGCAAGACCAAAGTGTTGGTGGCCACCGATGTTGCCGGCCGCGGTATCCATATCGACGGCATCAGCCACGTGGTGAATTTCACACTGCCAGAGGAACCGGAGGATTATGTGCACCGTATTGGCCGTACCGGCCGTGCCGGTAAAACGGGTACCTCTATCAGCTTCGCCTGTGAAGATGATGCTATGCGCCTTGAGCCGATAGAACAGTTACTGGGGCAAAAACTGAAATGCGAGGTTCCACCGGAAGCGCTGTTACAAAAGCCCCCTGTGGTTGAAGTCCGCCATGGCGGGGGTGACAGGGGCCATAGAGGCGGCCATGGCGGACGTCGCGGCGGCGGTCGAGGCCGTCCCCGGTAATCCGCCCTTTGACTGCACACAGGGTAACCCGATCCAGCGACACTGCCGAATAATCCAAGCTTCCGGTCCAGGTAGTGTTGAAACTGTGGTGAAAGTATCAGTTTTCACTGTCTCGCTCTTCTTTTCCTTCACGCCGTTTATTTCTGTCCTAGAATCTTACAGTCACTCCCTGTGACTGGGGTAATCACACTATCGGCATTCCGTAGGCTTGAGCGGCTCTCTTCGTATTGGAACCTGCCTTGCATTCGGCTATTTTCCCTTGCAAGTGAAATGACTGGATTTTGGATGCGTACGCTCTATCTCCATATTGGCTTTCACAAAACAGGCTCCAGTTCCCTGCAACTGGCTTTAAAGCACTACGCCGAGCAATTAAAGACTACAGGATTTGAGTTTCTGTCCCTTGGTAAAAAGGGGAATTCCTCTGCTGCCGTTGAGGTTTTTAAGCGCAGTGGGCGCGTGTTTTTCAGGCTGAATCAGCACCTTGACTTGCTGCTGGCAAGCAGTACCGGTGAGAGCACAATCGTTTCTGCCGAGCACCTGTGTTTCTTGCATATGCACAGGGATATAGAGCAGGTCTACGCAGTCTGCTCAAAATATTTTGACGATATCCGTGTCGTTATGTATCTGCGCAGGCAGGATTTGCAGGCCGTTTCCTTTAAAAAACAGTCTGCGCGCGGATGTGTTTCGAACATGAGTTCTTCGAGCAAGCTGTTTGGACACAGTGAAGGTGCTTTTCCCCGGTTAGATGAAAATATTAAAATTTATTATGATTATTTTGCCAAACTGCAACTGTGGGAAAGGGTTTTTGGTAGAACATCACTTACGATCAGGGAGTTCTCCAGTGAGACGCTTAGGGGTGGGGATATTATCAGTGACTTCTCGATGTTTCTAGGGCGGGATCTGGTCATTCCCCCCTGCCGGGTGAATGAGGGTATAGGCCGTAAACAGTTCCTCTTGACCCACAAGCTGCTTGAATTGGGGGTGGCGGAATCTGAGATTAAAAAACTCAAGCCGGTAATGGTCAGTGACAAGACGGTGTTGAAACCTTCTCGCAGTGCTGCAGTGGATTTTTTTATGCAGTTTAAACAATCCAATCAACTGCTCAATGACCACTACCTGCAACATGGTTCCGGCCTGGCATTTAACGGCGATTTCAGCAGTTACCCTGAGCGGGGTAATGACCGCCTGTGCTTACAGGATCTGGCTGCCTGGGTTCCCGAACTGTTTGCTGCTGGGTTGCAGGCGCCGGAGGGGCTGCGGGACACACTGCTTATTGGCCGGATCAGGACACTGTTGATGGAGGGAGTAATAGATGCCGCACTGGCAGGGGAGCTTGAGGGCTTGGCACAGTGCCTGACCCCCACAGCACATATCGCCCAGGTGCGGAAACCATGGTACCGGCTGATCAAGGGAAGAAAGCGCTCCGGGAGATAGATTTTACACGGATTTGACTCAGGTCCATGGCTGGAAACACAAGTGGAAAGCCTGTGTTGAGTGTTTGCAGTGCATCATTGGTGGGCCTGGAAAGCGGGTGGGGGAAGGGATAATCATCCTGCCGCTGTTTTTTCGCAGATAGATCTTTCCCGGCATCGTAGAGGGTCGAATTGCTATGCGACCAATGTCCTTGTGTAAATAGTGAGAGTTTGCTGGGCAATTTTTTCCCAGGTAAATTGTTCTCTTACGGTCTTGAGTCCACAACTTCCCATATCCCTGCTGAGTTCACGGTTGTGCAAAAGTCTCAGAATTGCATTTGTTAGGCCCTCTGATGACCCGGGCCTGGTTAATATCCCGGTGACGCCATCTTGAACAATGTAAGGTGTGCCGCCAACGTCAGACGCGATAAGCGGCAATCCCGACGCCATGGCTTCGAGCCCGGCAATACTCATTCCCTCCATAAAAGAAGGGAGTGAAGAGGCGTCTGCCCCCCTATAGATATCGGACATTTCCCGGTGGCTGACATTTCCTAAAAAGTGAGCATGTCCGGACTTTATTTTATTTTTTAAGATGTCTCTGATCCCGGCGGATTCACTGCCCTCGCCGGCGATGACTAGATGCAAACGGGAATCGTCGATGGCGGCAACAGCCTGGGCAAGGAAGCGTACCCCTTTCACTGGTTCGAGCCGGCAGCCGATAGCGATTATGTAGGCACTCTCGGGAATAGCCAGTCTAGTTCTTAAAGACGATTCACCTGGATGGAAGACGGAGGTGTCAACACCATTGCCAGTGAAAAGGATAGGCTTTTGGTAGCCGGTTTCCTTGGTTTTTTCGATCAGGATCTCACTGACAGCCAGTGTCGCTGAGGCGACCTCCAGCTGTCTCAGCATTTTCCTGCGGGTTTTCTCCCCTCCCTGTGCCCTCTTGATAAATGAAGAGGTGTGGTTGGTAAATATTACCGGGATGGATAATCCCCTGCAGGCATTCAAGGGGCGCATTCCGTGTACGTGAATGATATCTATCTGGTGTGCGCGGACTGTTTGCCGAATACGCCTTCGGAGCAGCCAGTCATACAGTAAATGGCTGTTGGGTAATGTGAGACGCTCTACGCTCACTCCGTCAAAATGGTCACGAAGGGGTATGTTACCGTCTGGTTTTCGGGTCAGTACCTGGACGTGATGACCGATCTTGACCAGTGCTTTGGAAAGTTCGAGTACATGTGTCTGAACTCCACCGATAGAGGGCGGGAATGTATTGCTGATCATTAAAATATTCATGGCAGCGTACAACAATTTAGCTGGCCGAGGAGGTATTGGCTACAGCGGAGATGACTGAGCGCGGCGGAACGGGGGTTCTGCCACGGGTTTGTGTGGCGCGCAGCGTCTAGCGGGCAGCATGTATTTCCACCAATCCCTAGTGGGGTTGTATGGCAGAATGCGTTTTTGTACCAGGGTCTCCCTCCTTGCGCAAGCGCTCAATCCACAGCGCGGTACCGCCCGCTACAGCGGCAGGCATCACGAAAATATTTAAAATCGGAACCATCTTGGCAAGCATGACGGTTCCGCCAAACGCGAGGCTGGTGAGTTTGCGGCGCCGCAGCACGCTTTTTAATTCATAGAAGGGGCGCTGGTGATTGTCCAGTGGGTAATCCACATATTGTATCGCCATGCACCATGCGCCCCAAAGCGCGGTGAGTACTGCGGGAAGAATGATGGTCCAACTGGTGACGGTGGCGATCAGGAAAATAACCAGACCCCAGGCAATAAAATATCCCAGCTTGCGCAATTCCCGCCCGAGTGTGCGCCAAACCATACTCAGCAGGGGTTCGGTCGGCGGCGCCTTGCCAGTCAGCAGCGCCTCCACTTTTTCCGCGAGCAGGCCGTTAAATGGAGCGGCGATGATATTTGTGATAATGCCAAACAGGTAGCCGTATACAAGCAGAAACAAGAACAGTACCAGCAGGGCAATGGTCCAGGCGAGCCAGCGAAACACACTGGCTGCCCAGGCGGCGCCCTTGGCCATGATTGTTTCCCACCAGGACATATTTTCGGTGTCAACCGGTGTGTGGGTGAGCAGGCTGCCAAGATAGTCGGTGAGGCCGCCGAGTTGCGAGATCATAATGGCGCTGATGACAATAAACAAAACAAGGTTGATCAGCAGTGGCACCAGAATAAAGGGTCGCAGCTCACGGCGGGTGATAAGGTGAGCACCGCGCAGCAAGGCGTCGATACCGTGTACAGGGTTGGAAGTCATACTGTTACCTCTTGCCAGCTGTCAGGAGCGGGCGCCGGCGGCTTTCAGGATTTCGCTGTAGCCGCCACCCAGACGGTGCTCATTGATGCGGGCCAACAGGGTTTTGCCATCCGGGCCCGGACAGTCCAGGTCCAGCCCCTGGGCTTGAAAAAGCTGTACAAAAGTGGCGAAGTTCTCTACCCGCATACTCCGATAAGCGCGCTCTAGAAGATGGTAATCCCGGTTAATGCCTTCAGGTGCCTCGCCAACCAGGAAACCGGCGATGCGTTTCTCATCAAAGAGTTCCCCTAGGACCTTTTGCTTGTCTTTTTTAAGGTTCAAAATCCAATCCTTATTTCATGCAATATGATATGCGGTAGTTCTGGCCAGCCAACCAGCAGGGTTTCTGCTATCGGCGCTCAAAGCAGGGCATCGAGCTTTTCCTTGAGAATCTTGTTGAGCATTTGCGGATTGGCCTGCCCACTGGAAGCTTTCATGATCCGACCAACAAAATAGCCCATCATTTTTGGCCGTTTGGCTTCGTCCGCCTTGCGGTAGTTTTCCACCTGCGTGCTGTTGGTTGCGATCACCTCATCCACCATTTTCTCGAGCGCACGGCTGTCGGATACCTGTGTGTAGCCATGTTTCTGGATGATCTCATCGGCCATGTCCGCGCTCTTTGTCATAGCTTCAAAGACTCGCTTTGCAATCTTGCTGGAAAGGGTATTGTCCTTGATACGCACAATGAGGCTGGCCAGTTGTTGTGGGGAAACCGGCGATTGGGAGATGGTGATCTCCTGGCGCTTCAGCAACGCGCTTATCTCTCCGGTAATCCAGTTGGCTGCCAGTTTGGGCGCATTGCAAGCCCTGCTGACGGTTTCGAAATAATCGGCAGTGGCGCGCTCCTGAGTGAGCAGGTTGGCATCGTAGGTGGAGAGTGAGTACTCGGACTGGAAGCGCGCGGCCTTGGCGTCAGGTAACTCGGGGAGCTGGACGCGGAGTTGTTCGATATAGTCGTCACTGAGTATAACCGGGAGTAAATCAGGGCAGGGGAAATAGCGGTAGTCATTGGCCACTTCCTTGCTGCGCAGTGAGCGTGTTTCATCTTTGTCGACGTCGTAGAGGCGGGTTTCCTGCACGATATTGCCACCGTCCTCCAGAATATCAATCTGGCGCTCAGCCTCCGCCCTGATGGCGCGTTCAACGAAACGGAAGGAGTTGATGTTTTTCAATTCCGTGCGTGTGCCCAACTCAGTTTCGCCTTTTGGCCGCAATGAGACGTTGGCGTCGCAACGCATGGAGCCCTGGGACATATCTCCGTCGGAAATGCCCAGATAGGTTACAACAGAGTGGATTTTTTTCAAAAAGGCAACCGCTTCGGTTGCACTGCGCATATCGGGTTCCGAGACGATTTCAATCAGAGGCGTGCCGGCGCGATTGAGATCGATACCAGTCATGCCGTGGAAGTCTTCGTGCAGAGATTTGCCGGCATCCTCCTCCAGATGGGCGTGGTGGAGACGCACGGTTTTGTTGCCGCCGTCTGCAAGATAGATTTCCACTTCACCGGCACCCACGATGGGCTGATTCAGCTGGGTGGTCTGGTAACCTTTGGGCAGATCCGGATAGAAATAGTTTTTGCGCTCAAAAACGGAGCGTTTGCCGATGCGTGCCTGCATGGCCAGGCCGAACATGACCGCGTAGCGGAAGGCCTCTTCATTGGGCACCGGCAGGGTACCCGGCATGGCCAGGTCGACGGCACAGGCCTGGGTATTGGGCTCTGAACCGAAGCGGGTGCTGGCACCGGAGAAGAGTTTCGACTTGGTGGATAGCTGGACGTGTACTTCCAGCCCGATCACAATTTCCCATTCCACGATGAAGACTCCTTTCCTTATACAGCGATAGCGCTGGCAGTGTGCCAGTTGGTGGCCTGCTGATAGCGGTGAGCGATATTGAGCATGCGCGCCTCATCCAGGTAGTTGCCTATGATTTGCAGGCCTACAGGCAAATTGTCAACCAATCCGCAGGGGATGGACATACCTGGCAGCCCCGCCAGGTTGGTGGCGATGGTGTAGATATCTTCCAGATACATAGCCACGGGGTCGGCACTTTTGGCACCCAGTTTAAAAGCCGGGGCGGGCGTAGTGGGTCCCATAATCACATCT comes from the Microbulbifer sp. MI-G genome and includes:
- the gatB gene encoding Asp-tRNA(Asn)/Glu-tRNA(Gln) amidotransferase subunit GatB, giving the protein MEWEIVIGLEVHVQLSTKSKLFSGASTRFGSEPNTQACAVDLAMPGTLPVPNEEAFRYAVMFGLAMQARIGKRSVFERKNYFYPDLPKGYQTTQLNQPIVGAGEVEIYLADGGNKTVRLHHAHLEEDAGKSLHEDFHGMTGIDLNRAGTPLIEIVSEPDMRSATEAVAFLKKIHSVVTYLGISDGDMSQGSMRCDANVSLRPKGETELGTRTELKNINSFRFVERAIRAEAERQIDILEDGGNIVQETRLYDVDKDETRSLRSKEVANDYRYFPCPDLLPVILSDDYIEQLRVQLPELPDAKAARFQSEYSLSTYDANLLTQERATADYFETVSRACNAPKLAANWITGEISALLKRQEITISQSPVSPQQLASLIVRIKDNTLSSKIAKRVFEAMTKSADMADEIIQKHGYTQVSDSRALEKMVDEVIATNSTQVENYRKADEAKRPKMMGYFVGRIMKASSGQANPQMLNKILKEKLDALL